The Pantoea sp. At-9b genome includes a window with the following:
- a CDS encoding sugar ABC transporter substrate-binding protein, with protein MKKITLSLLAVSLLNASAAFADTVVPVPAAIANHQGPVRIAIIRNLGSDDNTTQFVAGAIQQGRQLGFKVSTFLSNGDDARFQDFVSQAISQKYDGIILSHGKEPYSTALVKRIADAGIKLSVFDTPVDTPVNGVTTTAQNDASLAEESLGQMIKDFNGKANIVKLWVGGFPAMDRRQVVYEKLLKENPGIHQLESIGAVSSDVQGDTANKIGAILAKYPKGKIDAIWGSWDAFSQGAYKALQENGRTEIKLYSIDVSNQDLQLMHAKNSPWVQTVAVDPKTIGAVNMRLVANKIAGEATPASYEFKASAISQQQLNSQQGAVNVASLNKIIPGWGENSDFVAPWFATLEAKYGKK; from the coding sequence ATGAAAAAAATCACCCTTTCGCTGCTGGCCGTAAGCCTGCTGAATGCCAGCGCCGCCTTTGCCGACACCGTGGTGCCGGTGCCTGCCGCCATCGCTAATCATCAGGGTCCGGTGCGTATCGCGATTATCCGTAACCTCGGTTCTGACGATAACACCACCCAGTTTGTCGCCGGTGCGATTCAGCAGGGCCGCCAGTTGGGCTTTAAAGTCAGCACCTTCCTGAGCAATGGTGATGACGCCCGCTTCCAGGATTTCGTCAGCCAGGCGATCAGCCAGAAGTATGACGGCATCATTCTGTCCCACGGTAAAGAACCCTACTCCACCGCGCTGGTGAAACGTATTGCCGATGCCGGGATTAAGCTGTCAGTGTTCGATACCCCGGTGGATACTCCGGTCAACGGCGTAACGACAACGGCACAAAATGACGCGTCACTGGCGGAAGAGTCACTCGGCCAGATGATCAAAGATTTCAATGGCAAGGCGAATATCGTCAAGCTGTGGGTCGGTGGCTTCCCGGCGATGGACCGTCGCCAGGTGGTGTATGAAAAACTGCTGAAAGAGAATCCGGGTATTCATCAGCTGGAGTCGATTGGGGCGGTCTCTTCTGACGTGCAGGGCGACACCGCCAACAAAATTGGCGCGATTCTGGCTAAGTACCCGAAAGGCAAGATTGATGCTATCTGGGGTTCGTGGGATGCCTTTAGCCAGGGGGCTTACAAGGCGTTGCAGGAGAATGGTCGTACCGAGATCAAGCTGTATAGCATTGACGTCTCTAACCAGGACCTGCAATTGATGCACGCGAAAAACAGTCCGTGGGTGCAGACTGTCGCGGTTGATCCGAAAACCATTGGTGCGGTGAATATGCGCCTGGTGGCGAACAAAATCGCCGGTGAAGCTACACCTGCCAGCTATGAGTTTAAAGCGTCGGCGATTTCACAGCAGCAGCTGAACAGCCAGCAAGGTGCAGTGAATGTGGCGTCGCTGAACAAAATCATCCCGGGCTGGGGTGAGAACAGCGATTTCGTCGCCCCGTGGTTCGCCACGCTGGAAGCGAAGTACGGTAAGAAATAA
- a CDS encoding ABC transporter permease, producing the protein MSSKEIILNPQPSLRHQLFDFLYKWGMLLTVVILIAAFGLASDSFLEPTNIINILRSIAIVTVIAIGVSISLTIGGFDLSVGSTASLANALVISLFVWYGFGTTEAIIITLLLCTLVGLFNSFLIVVLRIPDMLATLATLFVIQGVAMTYSFGGSITENMVMPNGDMAEGAIPAGFNLLGQVPTIVIIMLVVTVVAQLALSLTKHGRRMYALGGNPEAARLSGIRTTRYRVLAYVIASLLAGLGGILLASRIGSSQVNAGGGYLMDAVAAAWIGFSLAGSGKPNALGTLVGAVILGVLQNGLVMLSVPYYAMDIIKGLVLALALAMTYIQRR; encoded by the coding sequence GTGAGCAGCAAAGAAATAATCCTGAACCCGCAGCCTTCTCTGCGCCATCAACTGTTTGATTTTCTGTATAAATGGGGCATGTTGCTGACGGTGGTGATCCTGATCGCCGCGTTTGGCCTCGCGTCAGACAGTTTCCTTGAACCCACCAATATCATCAACATCCTGCGTTCCATCGCCATTGTGACGGTGATTGCCATTGGGGTGTCGATTTCCCTGACCATTGGCGGCTTTGACTTGTCGGTAGGTTCTACCGCCTCGCTGGCAAATGCGCTGGTGATTTCGCTGTTCGTCTGGTACGGCTTTGGCACCACGGAAGCGATCATCATCACCCTGTTGCTGTGCACCCTGGTCGGGCTGTTTAACAGCTTCCTGATTGTGGTGCTGCGCATTCCCGACATGCTGGCGACCCTTGCCACGCTGTTCGTGATTCAGGGCGTGGCAATGACTTACAGCTTTGGTGGCTCAATTACCGAAAATATGGTGATGCCGAACGGTGACATGGCAGAAGGTGCCATTCCGGCAGGTTTTAACCTGCTCGGCCAGGTGCCGACCATCGTGATTATTATGCTGGTGGTAACGGTGGTCGCCCAGTTGGCGCTGTCGCTGACCAAACATGGTCGTCGCATGTATGCCCTCGGCGGCAACCCGGAAGCGGCGCGTCTCTCCGGCATTCGCACTACCCGTTATCGTGTGCTGGCCTATGTGATCGCCTCACTGCTGGCTGGCCTGGGCGGCATTCTGCTGGCATCACGAATTGGCTCGTCACAGGTGAACGCCGGTGGCGGTTATCTGATGGATGCCGTCGCGGCGGCATGGATCGGCTTCTCGCTGGCCGGTTCCGGCAAACCTAACGCGCTCGGCACCCTGGTGGGTGCGGTGATCCTCGGTGTACTGCAAAACGGTCTGGTGATGCTTTCCGTGCCTTACTACGCGATGGACATTATTAAAGGCCTGGTGCTGGCTCTGGCCCTGGCGATGACCTATATCCAGCGCCGTTAA
- a CDS encoding sugar ABC transporter ATP-binding protein, with protein sequence MSAINRLEMRNISIAFGGFAALTEVDFTTDGGSVHALTGANGAGKSTLMAVLAGAHSHYHGEILLDGAPVTIRSPRDAKKLGIHLVQQEVDVALVPQLSVAENILLDQLAEPGHGYRWGEIRRQARALLEQLEVNIDVKRLVERCSLAEKQQILLARALSHHCRFLILDEPTAPLDQHESERLFSVVRRLQGNGIGVVFISHRIHELKAICDQLTVLRDGRLIETAPMAALSGEQIVEKMLGHQLTDVYPPRRERQSQPLLLSVEGLHDDQLLQDISLRLHKGEILGIAGLAGAGKTELCKALFGASKSRVSKGELHGKPWQPRSPHDSVENRMALVPEERRKEGIFIDESVAMNLSISADNSFSRWSLFGHRQAWRWAEEVINRLNVRTTGPAQTLRRLSGGNQQKVAIGKWLRNNADVLIFDEPTKGVDIKAKTDLFSLIDGLAREGKGIIYASGEFSELVGLCDRICVLWDGRIVAEMEGREATEETLLLYSTGGTPA encoded by the coding sequence ATGAGTGCGATTAACCGCCTGGAGATGCGTAATATCTCCATCGCTTTTGGCGGTTTCGCCGCGCTGACCGAGGTGGATTTCACCACCGACGGCGGCTCGGTGCATGCGCTGACCGGCGCGAATGGCGCGGGGAAATCAACACTGATGGCGGTGCTGGCAGGTGCCCACAGCCATTATCACGGCGAGATCCTGCTCGACGGTGCGCCCGTGACCATTCGCTCACCGCGCGATGCAAAAAAACTGGGTATTCATCTGGTCCAGCAGGAAGTCGATGTGGCGTTGGTGCCGCAGCTCAGCGTGGCGGAAAACATCCTGCTCGATCAACTGGCAGAACCCGGCCACGGCTATCGTTGGGGGGAGATCCGTCGCCAGGCGCGCGCGCTGCTGGAGCAGCTCGAAGTCAATATTGATGTCAAACGTCTGGTGGAACGCTGTTCGCTGGCGGAGAAGCAGCAGATTTTGCTGGCCCGCGCCCTCTCCCACCACTGCCGTTTCCTGATTCTGGATGAACCCACTGCGCCGCTCGATCAGCACGAAAGCGAGCGCCTGTTTAGCGTGGTACGCCGTTTACAGGGTAACGGCATTGGCGTGGTGTTTATTTCCCACCGTATTCACGAGCTGAAAGCGATTTGCGACCAACTGACGGTGTTGCGTGATGGACGGTTGATCGAAACCGCTCCGATGGCCGCACTCAGTGGTGAGCAAATTGTTGAGAAAATGCTCGGCCATCAGCTGACCGATGTCTACCCGCCGCGTCGTGAACGTCAGTCACAGCCACTGCTGCTGTCGGTGGAAGGTCTGCACGATGACCAGCTGTTACAGGATATCTCGCTGCGTTTGCATAAAGGGGAGATCCTGGGCATCGCCGGTCTGGCCGGTGCTGGTAAAACCGAGCTGTGCAAAGCGTTATTCGGTGCCAGCAAAAGCCGTGTCAGCAAGGGCGAGTTGCATGGCAAACCGTGGCAGCCACGTTCCCCGCACGACTCAGTGGAAAATCGCATGGCGTTGGTGCCGGAAGAACGGCGCAAAGAGGGCATCTTCATTGACGAATCCGTGGCGATGAATTTGAGCATCAGCGCTGATAACAGTTTTTCCCGCTGGAGCCTGTTTGGTCATCGTCAGGCATGGCGCTGGGCAGAAGAGGTCATCAACCGCCTCAACGTGCGCACCACCGGCCCGGCACAAACGCTACGCCGCCTGTCCGGCGGTAATCAGCAGAAAGTGGCGATCGGCAAATGGCTGCGCAATAACGCCGACGTCCTGATTTTTGATGAACCGACCAAAGGAGTCGACATCAAGGCGAAAACCGATCTGTTCAGCCTGATCGACGGTTTAGCACGGGAAGGTAAGGGCATCATCTATGCGTCGGGGGAGTTTTCCGAGCTGGTGGGCCTGTGTGACCGTATTTGTGTGCTCTGGGACGGGCGCATTGTGGCAGAAATGGAGGGACGTGAGGCCACAGAAGAGACGCTTTTGCTTTATTCCACCGGAGGAACCCCTGCGTGA